The following coding sequences lie in one Alicyclobacillus curvatus genomic window:
- a CDS encoding UbiX family flavin prenyltransferase, whose protein sequence is MQLIVGITGATGAIWGIRTLETLNSLGIESHLILSKWAEATIHMETDMDVATVRELASVSYSAQDQAAAISSGSYPVDGMIIAPCSMKTLASIRLGLADNLIARAADVTIKESRKLVLVPRETPLSPIHLENMLRLAELGVKIVPPMPAFYNHPESVDDIVNHTVARVLDQFGIESNLTTRWKV, encoded by the coding sequence ATGCAACTGATTGTTGGCATCACAGGCGCAACCGGAGCAATCTGGGGAATACGCACGCTTGAAACGTTGAACTCGCTCGGCATTGAGTCCCATCTGATTCTGAGCAAATGGGCAGAAGCGACGATCCATATGGAGACGGATATGGACGTCGCAACCGTGCGAGAGCTTGCCAGTGTTTCCTACTCGGCGCAAGACCAGGCAGCTGCCATCTCAAGCGGATCTTACCCCGTTGACGGTATGATTATTGCGCCTTGTAGCATGAAAACACTTGCGAGCATCCGCCTTGGCCTGGCGGACAACCTGATTGCGCGAGCAGCGGACGTGACGATTAAGGAGTCGCGAAAACTTGTTCTCGTGCCTCGGGAGACGCCACTGAGTCCTATCCACCTTGAGAACATGCTGAGGTTGGCGGAACTCGGCGTGAAGATTGTTCCACCTATGCCGGCGTTTTACAATCATCCAGAGTCGGTGGACGATATCGTCAACCACACCGTGGCAAGAGTACTGGACCAGTTTGGCATCGAGTCGAATCTCACAACGCGTTGGAAGGTATAA
- a CDS encoding class I SAM-dependent methyltransferase, protein MTNSQDSEHQHTHDHHHRTFDPNHLQSMEARRRAFMNPEHVLPKFLTRANMTLLDVGCGAGFFTVPAAKWLIDGKVYALDRQQDMIDVTLRRAAEANLKNVQGITSSATAIPLPTNSVDAALMSMVFHDIPEQTELLSETARVLVPGGILYMVEWDRNGTEFGPPMHIRIRPSELRETLETNHFVVDDITHSDVEPAVYFVTARTPHTGD, encoded by the coding sequence ATGACGAACTCACAAGACTCCGAACATCAACATACACATGACCACCATCACCGAACGTTTGACCCTAATCATTTGCAGAGTATGGAAGCTCGTCGCAGAGCTTTCATGAATCCGGAGCATGTACTCCCAAAATTCCTCACGCGAGCGAATATGACCCTGCTCGATGTCGGCTGTGGCGCAGGCTTCTTTACCGTTCCTGCGGCTAAATGGCTCATAGATGGGAAAGTCTATGCGCTCGATAGGCAGCAGGATATGATTGACGTCACGCTGCGTCGCGCTGCCGAGGCGAATTTGAAAAACGTTCAGGGTATCACCTCGTCTGCCACGGCAATACCCTTGCCAACAAACTCCGTAGACGCCGCCCTGATGTCCATGGTGTTTCATGACATCCCCGAGCAGACTGAACTGTTATCCGAAACGGCCAGAGTCCTAGTCCCCGGTGGAATTCTCTACATGGTCGAGTGGGATAGAAATGGTACCGAGTTTGGACCCCCGATGCACATTCGGATTCGCCCCAGTGAATTGCGTGAAACGCTGGAAACCAACCATTTCGTTGTTGACGACATTACGCACTCCGACGTCGAACCGGCAGTGTACTTCGTCACAGCCCGGACACCACACACGGGGGACTAG
- a CDS encoding PAS domain S-box protein produces MFQTATKELQHTVQVLTDTQTALNEACMVAVMDEHGVMTYVNSMFCDLLHLSHDLLIGKNIFEVLRPSGVLMPNDKIDPMATEVVFGTVEIWRGELLPRKSQNALRCFQSTVVPFRNRVGVPYEYVLIGTDITEQKVAEANAKERQEQLKTLLDTLSESIVFTDAEGHWLEANRQALDMLGINSSEWRGQTFSSLTSRFLTPDWIEDINRLNALAWKQNTPLHYEATRQTSNGKLYVEGDISQVFHTDGTPHGLVSVLRDVTGIKLSEEEYMRVKHEFESIIDNMADAISILELSGDITWTNRAFERMFTWEEECQRETFLTIARDQLHEWVEVVKRNEKIVGSEMSIPRKDGQLIYLSVTVSPIYCREGQVCAMSLILRDITERIVNHNLLRRAEQLSMAGQMAAGIAHEIRNPLASLRGFTQLIRSGTDRAAEYCDIMLREFDRINSIIEQLLLLSKPKKLQHKPVNIRRLLDDVLLLLESQSNLRNIRVVREYGAEDTMVECAENDLKQVFINILKNAIEATPPGKQITVGVVSRGDNQIQVRFKDQGPGIPPSSVSRLGEPFHTTKSNGTGLGLMITSRIVEEHGGLLEIVNGSHVGAIVDVILPVQVLNLHT; encoded by the coding sequence ATGTTTCAGACGGCCACAAAGGAATTGCAGCATACAGTGCAGGTTTTGACTGATACGCAAACCGCCTTAAATGAAGCTTGCATGGTGGCCGTCATGGATGAACACGGAGTTATGACCTACGTGAATAGCATGTTCTGCGACTTACTCCATCTCTCACACGACCTCCTTATCGGAAAAAATATTTTCGAAGTACTAAGGCCTTCCGGTGTGCTAATGCCGAATGACAAAATAGATCCGATGGCGACAGAAGTCGTATTCGGAACCGTGGAGATATGGAGAGGTGAATTGTTACCGCGAAAGAGCCAGAATGCCCTCCGTTGCTTTCAATCCACAGTTGTTCCCTTCCGTAACCGTGTGGGAGTGCCATATGAGTATGTTTTAATTGGTACCGATATTACTGAACAAAAGGTTGCAGAAGCTAATGCAAAAGAGCGCCAGGAGCAACTCAAAACTTTGCTGGACACCCTTTCGGAGTCAATTGTCTTCACTGACGCAGAAGGGCACTGGTTAGAAGCGAATCGGCAAGCTCTAGATATGTTAGGCATCAACAGCAGTGAATGGAGAGGCCAAACTTTTTCGAGCCTCACGTCTCGCTTTTTGACGCCAGACTGGATCGAGGACATTAATCGGTTGAATGCCCTTGCCTGGAAGCAAAATACCCCTCTCCACTACGAGGCGACCCGTCAAACATCAAACGGAAAACTATACGTTGAAGGCGATATCAGCCAGGTTTTTCATACAGATGGAACGCCACATGGTCTGGTAAGTGTGCTTCGTGACGTGACGGGAATCAAGCTGAGTGAAGAGGAATATATGCGAGTCAAACACGAATTCGAATCAATTATTGACAATATGGCAGATGCCATTAGTATTCTGGAGTTGTCAGGAGATATTACCTGGACAAACCGAGCCTTTGAAAGAATGTTTACGTGGGAGGAGGAATGTCAGCGGGAGACATTCTTAACGATTGCGAGAGACCAACTTCATGAATGGGTTGAGGTCGTGAAACGCAACGAAAAAATTGTCGGGAGTGAAATGTCAATCCCGAGGAAAGACGGTCAATTAATTTATCTCAGTGTAACAGTATCCCCGATATACTGCCGAGAGGGGCAGGTATGTGCGATGTCGCTCATTCTGAGAGACATCACTGAGCGGATTGTGAATCACAACCTCCTGCGGCGTGCTGAGCAGTTATCTATGGCAGGACAAATGGCTGCGGGAATTGCCCATGAAATACGAAACCCCCTCGCTTCTTTACGAGGGTTTACACAACTGATTCGTAGTGGGACGGACCGGGCTGCTGAGTATTGCGATATCATGCTTCGCGAATTTGACCGGATTAATAGTATAATTGAACAACTCCTGCTCTTATCAAAGCCAAAAAAACTCCAACATAAGCCAGTAAACATTCGTCGTTTGTTAGATGACGTTCTGTTGCTGTTGGAATCTCAGTCCAATCTCAGAAACATCAGGGTGGTCCGCGAGTACGGTGCAGAGGATACGATGGTGGAATGCGCCGAAAATGACCTAAAACAAGTGTTCATCAATATCCTGAAGAATGCAATTGAGGCGACACCTCCAGGCAAACAAATTACTGTGGGTGTAGTTAGTCGCGGAGATAATCAAATACAGGTGCGGTTTAAAGACCAGGGTCCAGGTATACCGCCGAGCAGTGTCTCCAGATTAGGTGAACCATTTCACACGACAAAGTCGAACGGTACAGGCCTTGGCCTCATGATTACAAGCCGAATTGTCGAAGAACATGGGGGGCTGTTAGAGATTGTGAATGGGTCCCATGTTGGAGCAATCGTTGACGTAATACTACCAGTTCAAGTGCTTAACCTTCATACCTGA
- a CDS encoding DedA family protein — translation MRFHGLYHSLAHFGLIGVFIGVFGEALMLPFPSETLVTLGSVAASKGVYPYWLLVMVSFVGSYVGSLAGYGIGRLIGKAALHQLYARLKIPKSYILNAETRMVRYSAPLFIVYRFLPIVRGIIPYIAGANLFPFRSFALLSGLGSVLWVVTFTVFGRVLVKYIRILMHLNVQVIIIVIFVALISGYTGYRLGLAKKNTQDE, via the coding sequence GTGCGTTTCCATGGTCTTTACCATTCATTAGCACACTTTGGTCTGATTGGAGTCTTTATCGGTGTGTTCGGAGAAGCGTTGATGCTGCCGTTTCCCTCCGAAACACTCGTAACGCTTGGAAGTGTAGCTGCATCGAAGGGTGTATATCCGTACTGGTTGTTGGTGATGGTGTCGTTTGTGGGCTCCTATGTCGGATCACTCGCTGGTTACGGAATTGGCCGCCTAATCGGCAAAGCCGCGCTTCATCAACTTTATGCGAGACTGAAAATCCCAAAGAGCTACATTTTGAATGCAGAAACGAGAATGGTCCGGTACTCTGCACCACTTTTTATCGTCTATCGCTTCCTACCCATCGTAAGGGGGATTATCCCCTACATCGCCGGAGCAAATCTGTTTCCGTTTCGTTCTTTCGCATTGTTGAGCGGTCTTGGTTCCGTCCTCTGGGTTGTCACATTCACCGTTTTCGGCAGAGTCTTGGTGAAGTACATCCGCATTTTAATGCACTTAAATGTGCAAGTGATTATCATCGTAATTTTCGTGGCACTGATATCTGGCTATACTGGATACCGTCTGGGCTTAGCGAAGAAGAACACGCAAGATGAATAA
- a CDS encoding GtrA family protein has translation MKFVHRYTRFLVIGFLNAVIDLFILNVLLLLSPKDALHIFLANTVAVTCAITNSYFLNRRFTFRDVAVRDAKETSRFFAQAFINLVLNDAIAVFFSTYLIFSKSIPVFVSSNISKGLAMFISSSMSYFMMRYVVFRPSPTQKKIQAIGRDGRGVTVENSVENSVENSVDPPVKTAAETNDSSRNGVSTHHQE, from the coding sequence GTGAAGTTTGTGCATCGTTACACGAGATTCCTTGTAATTGGCTTCCTTAATGCCGTAATAGACCTTTTCATTTTGAATGTGCTTCTTCTGCTGTCTCCAAAAGATGCTCTCCACATCTTCTTGGCGAATACGGTTGCAGTCACCTGTGCCATTACAAATAGTTACTTTCTAAACCGCCGATTTACGTTTCGGGATGTAGCCGTGAGAGATGCAAAAGAAACGTCTCGCTTTTTCGCTCAAGCCTTTATCAACCTTGTCCTCAATGACGCGATTGCCGTGTTCTTCTCCACCTACCTCATCTTCTCCAAGTCCATCCCCGTATTTGTGAGCAGCAATATATCGAAAGGATTGGCCATGTTTATTTCCTCATCGATGAGTTACTTCATGATGAGATACGTTGTCTTTCGACCATCCCCAACTCAGAAAAAGATACAAGCCATTGGCAGAGACGGGCGGGGCGTGACCGTTGAAAATTCCGTCGAAAATTCCGTTGAGAATTCCGTTGACCCCCCCGTTAAGACCGCGGCTGAGACCAATGATTCGTCAAGGAATGGAGTTTCAACCCATCATCAAGAATAA
- a CDS encoding M28 family peptidase, with product MQEEDVLTAVHRDLLMEHVREIAQHVRLSGSEEEALAFDYIESKLKSWGIQYQRATHPAYISLPGEASLVVRRDGRSQGVACITHSMAQSTGEGGVSGYVTDVGPGRESDYEHFPAGAIALVDGLASPDSMRRAVRAGAVGAIFNNGRELHEMIVSPVWGSPSSEDIGLLPQIPAVSILGSDAANLRIELSGGPVSVTITAKVLTEWREIPLLVADIPGVLFPDEVVMLAGHVDSWHYGAMDNGSANAVSLEMLRLFQERRGELKRTLRVAFWSGHSHGRYAGSTWYVDEHWQELNEQLVAQLYVDSVGGKGATVLAEAWAMAETRQIASATVQAETGETFHGGRFGRAGDQSFYGIGVSGLFMCLSEQPPVVDHSASLSSQFLGGGKTGGLGWWWHTVDDTTDKLDPEYLERDARVYAAALRMLLTESRLPLDFRETAREIYGHLTAWQAVAEDRFSLQSALELCRELESKVDTFYASHVEDGMFNRKLMALQRLLIPMNYSTGNRFEQDLALNYPPIPALAPIQQLVLTDTGSTESKHLEVLLQRRLNYITHTLKEALLVLN from the coding sequence GTGCAAGAGGAGGATGTTTTAACGGCTGTTCACCGAGATCTTCTGATGGAACATGTACGCGAGATTGCACAACATGTCAGGCTGTCCGGTTCAGAAGAGGAAGCGTTGGCGTTCGACTACATCGAATCTAAGCTGAAGTCATGGGGGATTCAGTATCAACGCGCCACACACCCCGCTTATATCAGCTTACCTGGGGAAGCATCGTTAGTTGTCCGCAGGGATGGTCGCAGTCAAGGTGTTGCTTGTATCACGCATTCGATGGCACAGAGCACAGGTGAAGGGGGAGTCAGTGGGTACGTCACCGATGTTGGACCCGGCAGAGAGTCGGATTACGAACACTTTCCTGCGGGCGCAATCGCGCTTGTGGATGGGCTGGCCTCTCCTGACTCGATGCGTCGCGCCGTCAGGGCAGGTGCGGTGGGAGCGATATTTAATAACGGGCGAGAACTTCATGAGATGATTGTTTCTCCAGTCTGGGGTTCCCCATCGAGTGAAGACATCGGGTTGCTCCCACAGATTCCTGCCGTGTCCATTCTTGGGTCGGACGCTGCAAATTTGCGAATCGAGTTAAGCGGAGGACCTGTGTCTGTAACGATAACTGCCAAGGTTCTTACAGAGTGGCGAGAAATTCCGTTATTGGTCGCCGATATCCCCGGTGTGCTGTTTCCGGACGAAGTGGTGATGCTGGCGGGTCATGTGGATTCCTGGCACTACGGCGCCATGGACAACGGCAGTGCGAACGCCGTTTCGCTTGAGATGCTGCGTCTCTTTCAGGAGCGGCGAGGAGAGCTAAAGCGGACGCTGCGCGTTGCCTTTTGGTCGGGTCATTCGCACGGCCGATACGCTGGGTCCACTTGGTATGTGGATGAGCACTGGCAGGAGCTTAACGAGCAACTTGTGGCCCAGTTGTACGTCGACTCCGTGGGTGGGAAAGGTGCAACAGTTCTGGCCGAAGCCTGGGCGATGGCTGAAACCCGTCAGATTGCATCCGCCACAGTGCAGGCAGAAACGGGTGAAACGTTTCATGGAGGGAGGTTTGGGCGCGCAGGAGACCAATCCTTTTACGGCATCGGCGTTTCGGGTCTGTTTATGTGTCTATCCGAACAGCCTCCTGTCGTCGACCACAGCGCCTCTCTTTCGAGTCAGTTTTTAGGCGGCGGCAAGACAGGGGGGCTTGGATGGTGGTGGCACACTGTGGATGACACCACTGACAAACTGGACCCGGAGTATTTAGAACGCGACGCGAGAGTCTACGCAGCGGCGCTGCGCATGTTGCTGACGGAATCAAGACTGCCGCTTGACTTTCGGGAGACAGCACGGGAAATATACGGTCATTTAACCGCGTGGCAAGCCGTCGCTGAGGACAGATTCTCACTTCAGTCGGCGCTCGAGCTTTGTCGTGAGTTGGAGTCAAAGGTTGACACCTTCTATGCTTCGCACGTAGAGGATGGCATGTTTAACCGGAAATTGATGGCGCTGCAGCGGCTTCTTATCCCCATGAACTACTCAACGGGCAATCGGTTTGAGCAAGATTTGGCGCTCAACTATCCTCCCATACCTGCACTCGCCCCGATTCAACAACTTGTTCTTACTGACACAGGCAGTACCGAATCGAAACACCTTGAGGTGCTGTTACAGCGCAGATTGAACTATATTACACACACCCTCAAAGAAGCTTTATTGGTTCTCAACTAA
- a CDS encoding ABC transporter substrate-binding protein, which translates to MWKKTMTSVALCAGIAAVLTACGNTQPATNTAASTKPVDGGTLNVAVQSDIPSLDPAVGVDTESIQYVDSIYDQLVTFSPTSLQIVPDLAKSWAWNPNHTQITFHLRNAKFSNGDPVTAADVKFSVEFILNPKSTASLNIYRGLVGAAAYMKSPTGNLQGVKVIDSHTVQFTLSQPEPYFLSALASGTGSVMDENVVKPLSFNAAAISQHAVGSGAYMVKSWAPGKSIVLVKNPNYWRPGLPHLNEIDTQIGVSPSNQYLLFKQGKLDVIGGALTSNMQIDSNSFLSAMGDPRLKSDYLKNTGLITYFLSLNTQMKPFTNVKVRQAVADSMDIPALIKILNGRAVAANQLLPPGLVGHDNNLPPLKQNISQAKQLLQQAGYGPSNPVKFTLVTMNDPVSINVGAALQNQMAQAGIKVSLKPEAQAPYIQGLLTPNTDQASYGLWIDDYPDPQDFMFNILDGNNPGGFDTSFYNNPQVNQDITKGDTSFDNNTRTTAYENAQNIAIQEGAIVPLFYGVMDVLKQPTLQPQNPLYYVHQVLPIQFQYLWKPSK; encoded by the coding sequence ATGTGGAAAAAGACAATGACGAGTGTTGCACTTTGCGCGGGCATCGCAGCCGTGTTAACGGCCTGCGGCAACACTCAGCCTGCGACAAATACTGCTGCCAGCACGAAACCGGTAGACGGTGGAACATTAAACGTTGCAGTCCAGTCAGATATTCCCTCACTTGACCCGGCTGTTGGTGTGGATACGGAGTCCATTCAGTACGTCGATTCGATTTACGACCAGTTAGTGACTTTCTCACCAACAAGCTTGCAAATCGTCCCTGACTTAGCAAAATCGTGGGCGTGGAATCCGAATCACACACAAATTACGTTCCATTTACGGAATGCAAAGTTCTCAAATGGCGATCCGGTCACGGCCGCAGACGTCAAGTTTTCTGTCGAATTTATCCTGAATCCGAAGAGCACGGCGTCGCTGAACATATACAGGGGACTCGTCGGTGCGGCAGCATACATGAAAAGCCCAACTGGCAATCTTCAGGGCGTCAAAGTCATCGATTCACACACCGTACAGTTCACCTTGTCGCAGCCTGAGCCGTATTTTCTGTCTGCACTTGCATCCGGTACCGGATCGGTCATGGACGAGAACGTTGTCAAGCCGCTGAGTTTTAACGCCGCAGCCATCTCCCAGCATGCAGTGGGTTCGGGCGCGTACATGGTCAAGTCATGGGCGCCCGGCAAAAGTATCGTCCTCGTCAAAAACCCAAACTATTGGAGACCTGGACTACCGCACTTAAATGAGATAGACACACAAATCGGCGTCTCTCCGTCGAACCAGTATCTACTATTCAAGCAAGGAAAGCTTGACGTGATTGGTGGCGCGTTAACGAGCAACATGCAGATTGACTCCAACAGCTTTCTCTCCGCCATGGGAGACCCGCGGCTCAAATCGGACTATCTCAAGAACACGGGCCTCATCACGTATTTCCTCTCGTTGAACACGCAAATGAAGCCATTTACGAACGTAAAAGTGAGGCAGGCGGTCGCTGACTCCATGGACATTCCGGCGTTGATAAAGATTCTGAACGGCCGCGCTGTAGCGGCAAATCAACTGCTTCCGCCAGGACTCGTCGGACATGACAACAACCTGCCGCCGTTGAAGCAAAACATCTCACAGGCGAAACAGTTACTGCAGCAGGCCGGGTATGGACCATCCAACCCTGTCAAATTCACACTTGTGACGATGAACGATCCCGTTTCCATTAACGTCGGCGCAGCCCTGCAGAATCAAATGGCGCAAGCCGGGATTAAGGTGAGCTTAAAGCCGGAGGCGCAAGCGCCGTACATCCAGGGACTTCTAACCCCGAATACGGACCAGGCGAGCTATGGACTGTGGATTGACGATTATCCAGACCCGCAAGACTTCATGTTCAACATCCTTGACGGTAACAACCCGGGCGGATTCGACACCTCGTTTTATAACAATCCACAGGTGAACCAAGACATCACAAAAGGTGATACGAGTTTCGACAACAACACGCGGACCACGGCCTACGAAAATGCGCAAAACATTGCGATTCAGGAAGGCGCTATTGTTCCCTTGTTCTACGGTGTCATGGACGTTCTCAAACAGCCCACATTGCAACCGCAGAATCCGTTGTACTACGTCCACCAGGTGTTGCCGATTCAGTTCCAATATCTCTGGAAACCGAGCAAGTAA
- a CDS encoding ABC transporter permease produces the protein MAVTERDIAPTSAVKSYTGRRPRADFVKRLFRQPRTWIAGCVILVFVVTAITAPWISPLDPNKVYSQGLSAIGAPLPPGSGHFLLGTDEVGRDVLSRIIWGSRISIGVGIGATVVTLILGVIIGVTAGFYQNFVDTIFMRLADMFLAFPFVLFVVFVATIFRPSLLVIVLAIGILSWAPMARIARSRTMELRNSLFVEAARIEGASNLRIMWRHLLPNVIGTVFAYGLLQVGTNITLESALSYLGAGPPPPTPDWGAMVAEGQGAMSTAPWLFFIPGICIMLTVVAFNLLGDSWLRAANRSRR, from the coding sequence TTGGCGGTCACAGAGCGTGACATTGCGCCAACGAGTGCAGTCAAGAGTTACACAGGACGCAGGCCTCGGGCAGACTTTGTGAAGCGCTTGTTTCGTCAACCGCGCACCTGGATAGCCGGATGCGTGATTTTGGTGTTTGTTGTTACGGCCATCACAGCCCCATGGATTTCACCGCTTGACCCGAACAAGGTGTATTCGCAGGGACTGTCCGCAATTGGTGCGCCGCTGCCGCCCGGGTCTGGACATTTCCTACTTGGGACTGACGAAGTTGGTCGCGACGTGTTGTCGCGCATCATTTGGGGCTCGCGAATCTCCATTGGCGTCGGCATCGGAGCTACCGTCGTAACGCTTATTCTGGGAGTCATTATTGGCGTCACAGCCGGGTTCTACCAAAACTTTGTCGATACCATCTTCATGCGCCTCGCAGACATGTTTCTGGCATTTCCCTTCGTGCTGTTTGTCGTATTCGTGGCAACGATTTTTCGCCCCTCTCTGCTCGTCATCGTCCTCGCGATTGGCATCCTCAGTTGGGCACCGATGGCGAGGATTGCACGCAGCCGCACAATGGAACTTCGCAACTCCCTGTTCGTTGAGGCTGCCCGCATAGAGGGCGCATCGAACCTGCGAATCATGTGGCGACACCTGCTGCCAAACGTCATCGGTACAGTGTTTGCCTATGGGCTTCTTCAGGTGGGCACCAACATCACGCTCGAATCTGCCCTGTCGTACCTAGGGGCAGGGCCACCGCCACCGACGCCGGATTGGGGAGCGATGGTAGCCGAAGGCCAGGGAGCGATGTCTACGGCGCCGTGGCTGTTCTTCATCCCAGGTATCTGCATCATGTTGACGGTTGTGGCCTTTAATTTACTCGGCGACAGTTGGTTGAGAGCTGCGAATCGCTCGCGTCGCTAA
- a CDS encoding ABC transporter permease, with translation MTSYVIKRLGLMLFTIWGVVTITFIVGFLMPANPARTIAGVHATAQTVAEISKLYGFNQPFYVQYGRFLWNLLHFNVGMSYHYHQSAIHMVFTRLPATLFLGVAAVLVELIIGIPLGIYMAYKRDSWLDTLFSSVLIGGSSLPTYWFGIILIYVIAFRANLLPIGGFNGYGPAGWPSLVLPALTYGITGAAYYARILRSTLSDVLEHDYVRTAHAKGLQKAKVGMRHVIRTGLLPFVTQLGMDLANTLSGLIILEQVFDWPGVGSLVVGGIDYVDVPIIIATTVITATLVVVLNFLVDLSYFWLDPRLRERT, from the coding sequence GTGACAAGTTACGTTATCAAGCGGTTAGGTTTAATGCTGTTTACCATCTGGGGTGTCGTGACCATCACATTTATCGTCGGCTTCTTGATGCCAGCGAATCCTGCGCGAACCATTGCCGGTGTTCATGCGACGGCGCAAACTGTGGCCGAAATCTCAAAGCTGTACGGATTTAATCAGCCGTTTTATGTACAGTACGGCCGCTTTCTCTGGAATCTTCTCCATTTCAATGTGGGGATGTCATATCACTATCATCAGTCTGCCATCCATATGGTCTTTACAAGGCTGCCTGCGACTTTGTTTCTAGGTGTCGCCGCGGTCCTTGTTGAGCTCATCATTGGCATCCCGCTTGGCATTTACATGGCTTACAAAAGGGATTCCTGGCTCGATACACTGTTTTCGAGCGTATTGATTGGCGGTTCCTCGCTGCCTACTTACTGGTTTGGCATCATCCTCATCTATGTGATTGCCTTTCGTGCGAATCTCCTGCCTATCGGGGGATTCAATGGTTACGGCCCGGCCGGTTGGCCTTCCCTGGTCCTGCCGGCCCTCACCTATGGGATAACGGGCGCCGCATATTATGCTCGCATTCTGCGCAGCACGTTGTCTGACGTCCTCGAGCACGACTACGTTCGGACCGCACACGCGAAAGGGCTGCAAAAGGCGAAGGTTGGCATGCGGCACGTCATTCGAACCGGTCTGCTGCCGTTTGTTACGCAACTTGGGATGGACCTGGCGAACACCCTCAGTGGACTGATTATTCTCGAGCAGGTATTCGACTGGCCTGGAGTAGGGTCGCTGGTGGTGGGCGGTATCGATTATGTCGATGTCCCGATTATTATCGCTACGACGGTGATTACGGCCACACTCGTGGTTGTACTGAATTTCCTGGTTGATTTGAGTTACTTCTGGCTAGACCCGAGACTCCGTGAGAGAACGTAG
- a CDS encoding 2-dehydropantoate 2-reductase, with amino-acid sequence MEFTVIGAGAIGGVIGAHLARASHDVVFCDKVEAHVRKIRDEHLHIEGPHTTFDVRVPAYTPTELVARGKQLRTVLLCVKSQDTEEALRQVMPLVGPETQVVSCQNGLCENTIAAMIGRERTIGCFVNFSADYLEPGRILYAGPSAFYVGELDGTESGRVLSLQEALSCFGPVNVTDNIWGYLWGKLSYAALLFATALVDETMATVVRSRKHRPALMELCSEVLEVAAYEGVTPLGFDDWIPGLVYPRDGRDDAALAGQLERLAARMAANAKTKSGIWRDIAVRKRKTEVNHQLGPIIEIGQRHNLSLPLTQFVIDKIHLLETGAEVMDWHHLDELQTLFESKVHV; translated from the coding sequence ATGGAGTTTACGGTTATTGGCGCTGGTGCCATCGGAGGGGTGATTGGCGCCCATCTCGCCCGTGCGTCACACGATGTAGTCTTTTGCGACAAAGTTGAAGCACATGTACGCAAGATTCGAGATGAACATTTGCATATCGAGGGGCCGCACACAACGTTTGATGTGCGCGTACCTGCCTATACGCCGACGGAACTTGTGGCCCGGGGAAAGCAGTTGCGAACCGTGCTCTTGTGTGTGAAATCGCAGGACACAGAGGAAGCGCTGCGACAGGTGATGCCACTTGTCGGTCCAGAGACGCAGGTCGTTTCTTGCCAGAACGGTCTCTGTGAAAACACTATCGCTGCGATGATTGGCAGAGAGCGTACCATTGGCTGCTTCGTGAATTTTTCGGCTGACTACCTTGAGCCAGGGCGAATTCTTTATGCGGGTCCGTCGGCCTTTTACGTTGGAGAACTCGACGGCACCGAGAGCGGGCGAGTGCTTTCACTTCAGGAAGCCCTGTCGTGCTTCGGTCCGGTCAATGTAACAGACAACATCTGGGGTTATTTGTGGGGAAAGTTGTCCTACGCAGCGCTACTCTTTGCAACAGCACTTGTTGACGAAACAATGGCCACCGTGGTTCGAAGTCGCAAGCATCGACCAGCTTTGATGGAGCTGTGTTCGGAAGTCCTCGAAGTCGCCGCTTATGAGGGAGTCACACCGCTTGGTTTCGACGATTGGATACCAGGCTTGGTATACCCACGGGATGGAAGAGACGACGCAGCGCTTGCAGGGCAACTCGAGCGACTTGCGGCACGGATGGCTGCAAACGCGAAGACAAAAAGCGGCATTTGGCGCGATATCGCCGTGCGCAAGCGCAAGACAGAGGTGAACCATCAGTTGGGGCCGATTATCGAAATTGGCCAGCGACACAATCTGTCACTGCCCTTAACACAGTTTGTGATTGACAAAATTCACCTGCTTGAAACCGGGGCGGAAGTGATGGATTGGCATCACCTCGACGAATTACAGACCCTCTTTGAAAGCAAGGTCCATGTGTAA